The Flavobacterium marginilacus genome window below encodes:
- a CDS encoding RagB/SusD family nutrient uptake outer membrane protein, whose product MKNIFKTLLLLSVIVLGMNSCSEEKLLDLDPINSPSEDYPFTTPDLIASAMNGVYNAAAIGTYTSGTANGGRGYIWGAAFVEQGDCRGEDVVNTATFYQLTYTATYDATTANNVYYWVDGYRLINRCNLMIEGVNDAVAKGIISAAVGNDYIGQAKFLRAITHFELLNYFSRCYNYTATAEHLGIPYREVGVNTQGEIDSEVLKPRNTVAECYTKILADLNDAENLITTTGIAKASKNAAIAFKTRVYLQKRDWANVITEGNKLNGKRTLTANPGDAFVLANNLSNTESIFSIQHSTTSNPGTNAALASIFGGRKLVAVSPIIWRNPSWLVDDKRRTAIVNPSSGVIGATEMIINVNGRIYTNKYKDQVNFTDATPVIRYAEVLLNMAEAQARTGDLANALINLNTVRNRALATPATQAYTAATLSTIPLMVNAILTERRIEFLMEGRRWSDIQRLEKDDIAPSTGIPAKYANAVPAVADYTLGTPYTGPRTVLAIPASDFRFLWPIPQVELNTNPTLAKQQNPGW is encoded by the coding sequence ATGAAAAATATATTTAAAACGTTACTACTTCTTTCTGTAATTGTTTTGGGAATGAATTCCTGTTCAGAAGAAAAACTATTGGATTTAGACCCAATAAATAGTCCTTCAGAAGACTATCCATTTACAACTCCAGATTTAATTGCATCAGCAATGAATGGTGTATATAATGCTGCAGCCATAGGAACATACACTAGTGGTACTGCTAATGGTGGTAGAGGTTATATTTGGGGTGCCGCTTTCGTAGAACAAGGAGACTGTAGAGGAGAAGATGTAGTAAATACTGCAACTTTCTACCAACTTACTTATACAGCTACCTATGACGCCACTACAGCAAACAACGTTTATTATTGGGTAGATGGTTACCGTTTAATTAATCGTTGCAATTTGATGATCGAAGGTGTAAATGATGCCGTCGCTAAAGGAATTATTTCAGCTGCAGTTGGGAACGATTATATTGGTCAAGCTAAATTCTTACGCGCAATTACACATTTTGAACTTTTGAATTATTTTTCCAGATGTTATAACTATACAGCAACAGCAGAGCATTTGGGAATTCCTTACAGAGAAGTTGGAGTTAATACTCAAGGCGAAATTGATTCTGAAGTTCTTAAACCAAGAAACACAGTCGCTGAGTGCTACACTAAGATTTTAGCTGATTTAAATGACGCTGAAAATCTTATAACGACTACAGGAATTGCAAAAGCTTCAAAAAATGCAGCTATCGCATTCAAAACAAGAGTATATCTTCAAAAAAGAGACTGGGCAAATGTAATCACTGAAGGTAATAAACTGAACGGAAAAAGGACATTAACAGCTAATCCTGGAGATGCATTTGTTTTGGCAAACAATTTAAGCAATACAGAATCAATATTCTCCATACAACACTCAACTACTTCTAATCCAGGAACAAATGCTGCATTAGCTTCTATTTTTGGAGGAAGAAAATTAGTGGCTGTTAGTCCAATTATATGGAGAAATCCTAGTTGGTTAGTTGACGATAAAAGAAGAACTGCAATTGTAAATCCAAGTTCTGGTGTTATTGGAGCAACTGAAATGATAATCAACGTTAATGGTCGAATATATACTAACAAATATAAAGATCAAGTCAATTTTACAGATGCAACACCTGTTATTAGATATGCAGAAGTATTATTGAATATGGCAGAAGCGCAAGCTCGCACAGGAGACTTAGCTAATGCTTTGATCAACTTAAACACAGTTAGAAATAGAGCTCTTGCAACTCCTGCTACACAAGCTTATACAGCTGCTACTTTGAGTACAATACCATTAATGGTAAATGCCATTCTTACTGAAAGAAGAATTGAATTCTTGATGGAAGGAAGAAGATGGTCTGATATTCAACGTCTTGAAAAAGATGACATTGCTCCTTCTACAGGTATTCCTGCAAAATATGCAAATGCAGTTCCTGCTGTTGCTGACTATACGCTTGGAACACCTTACACAGGTCCTCGTACAGTTCTTGCAATTCCAGCTTCTGACTTTAGATTCTTATGGCCAATACCACAAGTTGAGTTAAATACAAACCCTACTTTGGCTAAGCAACAAAATCCAGGCTGGTAA
- a CDS encoding YjjG family noncanonical pyrimidine nucleotidase — MLSSKITDIFFDLDHTLWDFDANSELAFEAILTKQHPAIEITAFIEKYIPINQACWKLYQYDKITHAELRYNRLKHTFDALEYFVSDAQIESMANDYIQLLPENNRLFDGTIEVLEYLEKKYKLHIITNGFADVQYKKINNSNIAGFFKTITNSEMAGVKKPNPFIFEYALNQAQANKENSVMIGDCLEADVQGALNAGLEAIFFNDKKIKVEQDIKQITHLLELKKYL, encoded by the coding sequence ATGTTATCTTCTAAAATAACCGATATATTCTTTGATTTGGATCATACGCTTTGGGATTTTGATGCCAATTCAGAACTGGCTTTTGAAGCTATTTTAACAAAACAGCATCCAGCAATCGAAATTACCGCTTTTATAGAAAAATATATTCCCATTAACCAGGCCTGCTGGAAATTATATCAGTATGATAAAATTACGCACGCAGAGTTAAGGTATAATCGGCTTAAACATACTTTTGATGCTTTGGAATATTTTGTTTCCGACGCACAGATAGAAAGCATGGCAAATGATTATATTCAGTTACTGCCCGAAAATAACCGCTTGTTTGACGGAACGATAGAAGTACTGGAATATTTAGAAAAAAAGTATAAATTGCATATCATTACCAATGGCTTTGCAGATGTGCAGTATAAAAAAATAAATAATTCGAATATTGCAGGTTTTTTCAAAACCATTACCAATTCAGAAATGGCAGGTGTTAAGAAACCCAATCCGTTTATTTTTGAGTATGCTCTTAATCAGGCTCAAGCCAATAAAGAAAACAGTGTTATGATTGGTGACTGTCTCGAGGCTGATGTACAGGGAGCTTTAAATGCTGGATTGGAAGCTATTTTTTTTAATGATAAAAAAATTAAAGTTGAACAAGATATTAAACAAATAACCCATTTATTAGAACTAAAAAAATATTTATAA
- the rlmB gene encoding 23S rRNA (guanosine(2251)-2'-O)-methyltransferase RlmB produces the protein MEKEHQIFGIRAIIEAIQAGATVDKVYIQKEASGELMKDLMKVMKRSNINFSYVPVEKLNRLTPNNHQGAVASISPISFFDLETLIDTVVENGKKPLFLILDQISDARNFGAIIRTAECTGVNGIIVQKAGSAPVNGDTVKTSAGAVFNIPICKVEHIKDAIFLLQASGIKTVAATEKTDQNIYDISLNEPLAIIMGSEDRGVNPSVLKIVDEKAKLPMFGSIGSLNVSVACGAFLYETVRQRS, from the coding sequence ATGGAAAAAGAACATCAAATTTTTGGAATCAGAGCAATAATTGAAGCCATTCAAGCGGGTGCAACAGTTGATAAAGTATATATTCAGAAGGAAGCAAGCGGCGAACTTATGAAAGACTTAATGAAAGTGATGAAGCGCAGCAATATCAATTTCTCTTATGTTCCCGTAGAAAAGTTAAACCGATTAACTCCTAATAATCATCAAGGTGCTGTAGCTAGCATCTCTCCTATTTCGTTTTTTGATTTAGAAACCCTGATAGATACTGTTGTTGAAAATGGCAAAAAACCCTTGTTCTTAATTTTAGATCAAATTTCGGATGCGCGTAATTTTGGAGCCATAATCAGGACTGCTGAGTGTACTGGGGTAAACGGAATTATTGTTCAAAAAGCGGGTTCGGCTCCAGTAAACGGTGACACTGTAAAAACTTCGGCAGGTGCGGTATTTAATATTCCGATTTGTAAAGTAGAACATATTAAAGATGCTATTTTTCTATTGCAGGCAAGCGGTATAAAAACTGTTGCCGCTACCGAAAAAACAGACCAAAATATTTATGATATTTCTTTGAATGAACCTCTAGCAATCATTATGGGATCAGAAGACCGAGGGGTAAATCCTTCAGTGCTTAAAATTGTAGATGAGAAAGCAAAACTTCCTATGTTTGGCTCTATAGGATCATTGAATGTTTCTGTTGCTTGCGGTGCTTTTTTATATGAAACTGTAAGACAGAGAAGCTAA
- a CDS encoding IS630 family transposase has protein sequence MGDFKSVNLYFQDESRYGLFTSNGKSVTAIDVKPICTFQQVFRSTWLSGAFSPITGDHFQLILPHCNADNFQVFLNNFSKENPKELKIMVLDNGRFHKAKKLIIPENIVLVFLPPYSPELNPAEKMWAKYKRQFSNKFYKSLEDIENFITDAVKNTTKNEVMSICGYGYVFLDKIWTI, from the coding sequence GTGGGGGATTTTAAATCTGTAAATCTATATTTTCAAGATGAATCCCGTTATGGATTATTCACTAGCAATGGCAAATCAGTTACTGCTATTGATGTGAAACCAATTTGTACTTTTCAGCAAGTATTCAGATCAACTTGGCTTTCCGGAGCATTTTCTCCAATAACAGGAGATCATTTTCAATTAATACTTCCACACTGCAATGCGGATAATTTTCAAGTATTTCTAAACAACTTCTCAAAAGAAAATCCCAAAGAACTTAAAATAATGGTCTTGGATAATGGAAGATTTCATAAAGCTAAAAAATTAATTATTCCTGAAAACATTGTTCTTGTTTTTTTACCACCATATAGCCCAGAACTTAATCCCGCTGAAAAAATGTGGGCAAAATACAAACGACAATTCTCTAATAAATTTTACAAATCATTAGAGGATATCGAAAATTTTATTACTGATGCAGTGAAAAATACAACTAAAAATGAGGTAATGAGTATCTGCGGGTATGGCTATGTGTTTTTAGATAAAATTTGGACTATATAA
- a CDS encoding SusD/RagB family nutrient-binding outer membrane lipoprotein, whose amino-acid sequence MKKIIYLSIILGAISLNSCTHELETFNDNPNRPTALTTPTTLLTGAEVGTINNSVGNLTRGFSIFTQHTNGNAFQSAEAGAYILTELDNEGDWGNIYQAGINANTIVKDYETANPYYGGIARIILALNMGYATDAWGDIPFSEAFGGLDGNVSPKYDTQKDVIERIQSYLDIAIADLSKPASANATIPGVDDIFYGGNTAKWTKLAYAIKARYAMRLTIKEGSAVAAQKALTYLQKSFTTKTDNLVATFDGGNNQSSWFAFNNQRSGYIGMGKYFIDLLNTTSDPRLPFYATKASNNTYTGAAPESPDADGTTSQFGNYIVGGPDTPLNIFTLSEIKFIEAEAQFRLGNTVAAQTALQAAISASLVDVTGSDNPAFATSASATVTLQNIITQKYIALFTSTEPYNDWRRTGFPVLTPNQISASKKIPVRLITPKSERTLNTNATVVSSFYTPVWWASGN is encoded by the coding sequence ATGAAAAAAATAATTTATTTATCTATAATATTAGGAGCGATATCTCTAAATTCATGCACACATGAATTAGAAACCTTTAACGATAATCCTAATAGACCTACCGCATTAACTACTCCAACCACACTACTCACAGGTGCCGAAGTTGGAACAATTAATAACTCAGTAGGCAATTTAACAAGAGGCTTTTCAATATTTACTCAACATACTAATGGTAATGCATTTCAATCTGCCGAAGCTGGAGCTTATATTCTAACAGAATTAGATAATGAAGGCGATTGGGGTAACATCTACCAAGCTGGTATTAATGCTAACACAATTGTAAAGGATTATGAAACTGCAAATCCTTACTATGGTGGTATAGCAAGAATAATATTAGCTCTTAACATGGGCTATGCAACTGATGCATGGGGTGACATTCCTTTTTCAGAGGCATTTGGAGGTCTTGATGGTAACGTTTCGCCTAAATACGACACTCAAAAAGATGTAATTGAACGAATTCAATCTTATCTTGACATAGCTATAGCAGACTTATCTAAACCAGCAAGTGCTAATGCTACTATACCAGGAGTTGATGATATTTTTTATGGAGGTAATACTGCAAAGTGGACTAAACTTGCCTACGCAATCAAAGCAAGATATGCTATGAGATTAACTATAAAAGAAGGAAGTGCTGTAGCAGCGCAAAAAGCACTGACTTATTTACAAAAATCGTTCACAACAAAAACTGATAACTTAGTAGCTACTTTTGATGGTGGTAATAATCAAAGCTCATGGTTTGCTTTTAATAATCAAAGGTCAGGCTATATCGGAATGGGTAAATATTTCATTGATTTATTAAATACTACATCAGATCCTCGTTTACCGTTTTATGCGACTAAAGCTAGTAATAACACTTATACTGGAGCTGCTCCAGAATCGCCAGATGCTGACGGTACAACATCTCAATTTGGAAATTATATTGTTGGAGGACCGGATACCCCATTAAATATTTTTACTTTAAGTGAAATAAAATTTATTGAGGCAGAAGCACAATTTAGATTAGGAAATACTGTAGCAGCCCAAACTGCTTTACAAGCGGCAATAAGTGCTTCTTTAGTAGATGTTACTGGTTCAGACAATCCTGCATTCGCTACAAGCGCATCAGCTACAGTTACATTGCAAAACATTATTACACAAAAATACATTGCTTTGTTCACTAGTACTGAACCATATAATGATTGGAGAAGAACAGGATTTCCTGTTTTAACACCAAATCAAATCAGTGCATCTAAAAAGATTCCTGTAAGATTAATAACTCCAAAATCAGAGAGAACGTTAAATACTAATGCAACTGTTGTATCAAGTTTTTATACTCCTGTTTGGTGGGCTAGTGGAAATTAA
- a CDS encoding replication-associated recombination protein A: protein MEAPLAERIRPQKLEDYISQSHLVGPNGSLTQQIAKGIIPSLIFWGPPGTGKTTLAQIIAQESNRPFYILSAINSGVKDIRDVIEKAKQSGGLFTAKNPILFIDEIHRFSKSQQDSLLAAVEKGWITLIGATTENPSFEVIPALLSRCQVYILNAFTKADLEHLLQRAMKTDTYLASKNIQLQETEALLRLSGGDGRKLLNIFELVVNASAEDEITITNDRVFELVQQNTVLYDKSGEQHYDIVSAFIKSIRGSDPNGAVYWLARMIEGGEDVKFIARRMLILSSEDIGNANPTAFIMANNAFQAVSTIGYPESRIILSQCAIYLATSPKSNASYLAIGTAQQLVKQTGDLPVPIHLRNAPTKLMKELGYGEDYKYSHDYANNFAEQEFLPEALSNTPIYVPGQNSRENTTREFLKNRWKDKYGY, encoded by the coding sequence ATGGAAGCACCATTAGCAGAACGTATACGCCCACAAAAACTTGAAGACTACATCAGCCAGTCCCATTTGGTAGGTCCCAATGGCTCGCTGACACAACAGATTGCAAAGGGAATCATTCCATCCTTGATATTTTGGGGCCCTCCTGGAACTGGAAAAACAACTTTGGCACAAATCATTGCTCAAGAGTCTAACCGTCCATTTTATATATTGAGCGCCATTAATTCAGGGGTTAAGGATATTCGGGACGTCATTGAAAAAGCAAAACAAAGCGGTGGTTTATTCACTGCTAAAAATCCTATTTTGTTTATTGATGAGATTCATCGTTTTAGTAAATCACAGCAAGACTCTTTATTGGCTGCGGTTGAAAAAGGATGGATTACATTAATAGGTGCAACGACCGAAAACCCAAGTTTTGAGGTTATTCCCGCTTTATTATCCCGTTGTCAAGTCTATATTCTGAACGCATTTACAAAAGCTGACTTAGAGCATTTATTGCAAAGAGCAATGAAAACGGATACTTATTTAGCCTCAAAAAACATACAACTGCAAGAAACAGAAGCTTTATTACGTCTTTCTGGCGGTGACGGGCGCAAACTATTAAATATTTTTGAACTGGTCGTAAACGCCTCCGCCGAAGACGAAATTACGATCACCAATGACCGCGTTTTTGAATTAGTTCAGCAAAATACTGTTTTGTATGACAAAAGCGGCGAACAGCATTATGACATAGTTTCGGCTTTTATAAAATCGATCCGCGGAAGCGATCCTAACGGAGCTGTATATTGGCTGGCACGGATGATTGAAGGTGGTGAAGACGTTAAATTCATAGCCCGAAGAATGCTGATTTTATCCAGTGAAGATATTGGCAATGCCAATCCAACCGCTTTTATTATGGCCAATAATGCTTTTCAGGCTGTATCAACTATTGGTTATCCAGAAAGCCGGATTATTCTCAGCCAATGCGCTATTTATCTAGCTACTTCGCCTAAAAGCAATGCTTCTTATTTAGCGATTGGCACAGCACAGCAATTAGTAAAACAAACTGGAGATTTACCAGTACCAATCCATTTACGCAATGCTCCTACCAAATTAATGAAAGAATTGGGATATGGTGAGGATTATAAATATTCGCACGATTATGCCAACAATTTTGCGGAACAGGAATTCCTGCCAGAAGCATTGAGTAACACACCAATTTATGTTCCGGGACAGAATTCCAGAGAAAACACAACCCGTGAATTCCTGAAAAACCGCTGGAAAGATAAATATGGATATTAA
- a CDS encoding helix-turn-helix domain-containing protein, which yields MAHSKILTIKETEKEIKNLLKHSTPFIGQRLRVLLILKQNEKTGISKREAAKLAMVDPNSVHKWRTLYINEGIEGLMKHQRKGFKPSVFNSAEHDMLETKLNDPQNGLQGYVELKDWIEKETGKTFNYNTLLYYCIRNFKSSVKIARKSHVKKDENQGISFKKTSEESARK from the coding sequence ATGGCACATTCAAAAATTTTGACTATCAAGGAAACGGAAAAAGAAATTAAAAATTTGCTCAAACATTCTACTCCATTTATTGGTCAGCGTTTGAGAGTTTTGTTGATTTTAAAACAAAACGAAAAAACAGGAATTTCCAAACGTGAGGCTGCTAAATTAGCTATGGTCGATCCAAACAGCGTTCATAAATGGAGAACATTGTATATTAATGAAGGAATTGAGGGTTTGATGAAACATCAAAGAAAAGGTTTCAAGCCCTCTGTTTTCAATTCTGCTGAACACGATATGCTGGAAACAAAACTCAACGATCCCCAAAACGGGCTCCAAGGCTATGTTGAATTGAAAGATTGGATTGAAAAAGAAACGGGGAAAACCTTCAATTATAACACCTTACTTTATTACTGCATTAGAAATTTTAAATCAAGCGTAAAAATAGCCCGAAAAAGCCACGTTAAAAAAGATGAAAACCAAGGAATCTCTTTTAAAAAGACTTCGGAAGAATCTGCCAGGAAATAG
- a CDS encoding SusC/RagA family TonB-linked outer membrane protein: MKLKFNGFLVLLIVLVAQVTFAQERSVSGIVSDNAGMPLPGVSVLVKGTKNGTQSDFDGKYSIKATPSDVLVFSYVGMRSSEKSASSTSLNVKLSSDATELESVVVTALGIKKEKKALGYATSQVKGDELQKSQEPNIIEGLAGKAAGIQVTGSAGTPGASSRIIIRGQKSISLSSQPLIVLDGQIIDNSINNNAGSGTNIGGVDDSNRAVDINPDDIESVSILKGGAAAAIYGENARNGVIIYTSKKGRKKSGIGVELTSSMSVDQVSMLPKIQLEYAAGTNGTTYIPPATYGSDGFPTSNGTNQSWGPKISSVPGLKAYDNPKNFFQDGITTTTNIGLSGGNENGTFRIGFGHIDQTGIVPNTSLKRSNVSINAQYNITDKLKAGADIKYSNTGGVRAQKGSNVAGIMLSLFRTPASYDLRDYETPQGTNKNYFAAYDNPYYTVNNNEYTDETNREIISGHITYNQSKAFNALLRAGVDTYTTHAQQNYSYSSNGNSTADGTGQVILDTYNASLYNIDLIFNGDFHFLDDKLSLSYNAGASINSKFSNDMYTVGSTMLLPNLYNLSNFSTFSPSNYDTQQIKRGVYGQVELGLYDQLYLTLTGRNDWTSTLPANNRSYFYPAVSASWLMNKTLNLPEWVNLAKLRGAYASTYASPNPYNVQTVFTTPYYYDTFGPQLYAPYGGVGAFGYSTTLNNPDLKPEHNEEFEVGLELEMFRRLRLNLSAYQSTNYDLLILAPIATSSGFNYSFTNGPTVQNRGLEIELGYDILKDSAFKWDINVNWSKNVNKVTEVADNLNYSSMGSDFFSGNVTPSIIKGQPLGVMYGTAWERDGSGNLVIGSNGIPLVQSASQIIGNPTPDWMSGIRNNFSYKNISLSFLLDVRKGGDIWNGTHARLNRLGITEESAEDRTATYVIPGVTETGTPNTVAISNKVYYNSYLGDSGAANEQQVEKDVNWVRMRDISLAYNFGKFLSKSTPFVRDASLTLSARNLFIITNYNGVDPENSFAGSGSNTSGFDYFNNPGSKSYALTLKLNF; this comes from the coding sequence ATGAAACTAAAGTTCAATGGATTCTTAGTACTTCTTATAGTACTAGTGGCGCAAGTAACTTTTGCGCAAGAAAGATCTGTTTCAGGAATTGTTTCCGACAATGCAGGTATGCCTTTACCAGGTGTGAGTGTATTAGTAAAAGGAACAAAAAATGGAACTCAATCAGATTTTGATGGAAAGTATTCTATCAAAGCAACACCAAGCGATGTATTGGTATTTAGCTATGTTGGCATGAGATCTTCAGAAAAATCTGCAAGTTCAACTTCACTTAATGTAAAACTTTCTAGCGATGCGACAGAACTAGAAAGCGTAGTAGTTACGGCCTTAGGTATTAAAAAAGAGAAAAAAGCATTGGGATATGCTACTTCACAAGTTAAAGGTGACGAATTACAAAAATCTCAAGAACCTAACATTATTGAAGGTCTTGCTGGAAAAGCTGCAGGAATCCAAGTAACTGGTTCTGCAGGAACACCTGGCGCTTCGAGTAGAATCATTATTAGAGGCCAAAAATCTATTAGTTTATCCAGCCAACCGCTAATCGTTTTAGACGGGCAAATAATAGATAACTCGATAAACAATAATGCCGGTTCTGGAACAAACATTGGTGGTGTTGATGACTCTAACAGAGCTGTCGATATTAATCCTGATGATATTGAAAGCGTATCTATCTTAAAAGGTGGGGCAGCAGCAGCGATTTATGGCGAAAATGCTAGAAATGGTGTAATCATTTACACTAGTAAAAAAGGGAGAAAAAAATCTGGCATAGGTGTTGAATTAACAAGTTCAATGTCAGTCGATCAAGTAAGCATGTTGCCAAAAATTCAACTTGAATATGCAGCAGGTACGAATGGAACTACCTACATACCACCAGCTACATATGGTTCTGACGGATTCCCTACAAGTAATGGAACTAATCAAAGTTGGGGACCAAAAATTTCAAGCGTTCCTGGACTTAAAGCTTACGATAATCCAAAGAATTTCTTTCAAGATGGAATTACAACGACAACCAATATTGGCTTATCTGGTGGTAATGAAAACGGAACTTTTAGAATTGGTTTCGGCCACATAGACCAAACTGGTATTGTTCCAAATACTTCTCTAAAAAGATCGAATGTTAGTATTAATGCACAATATAACATAACAGATAAATTAAAAGCTGGAGCTGACATTAAATACTCTAACACAGGAGGAGTTAGGGCACAGAAAGGAAGCAACGTTGCAGGGATAATGCTGTCATTATTCAGAACACCTGCGAGTTATGACCTTAGAGACTACGAAACTCCACAAGGAACTAACAAAAACTATTTTGCGGCTTATGACAACCCATATTACACTGTCAATAATAACGAATATACAGACGAGACAAACCGCGAAATAATTAGCGGACATATTACATATAATCAAAGTAAAGCCTTTAATGCATTACTAAGAGCAGGTGTAGACACATACACTACTCATGCACAACAAAACTATTCTTATAGTAGTAATGGTAACTCAACTGCAGACGGAACTGGTCAAGTAATATTAGATACTTATAACGCAAGCCTTTATAACATAGATTTAATTTTCAATGGTGATTTTCATTTCTTAGATGATAAGTTATCTTTAAGCTATAATGCTGGAGCATCTATCAACTCGAAGTTCTCAAATGACATGTATACTGTCGGATCTACAATGCTTTTACCAAATCTTTACAATCTAAGTAACTTTTCAACTTTTTCACCTTCAAACTATGATACACAACAAATAAAAAGAGGTGTATACGGACAAGTTGAACTTGGTTTATATGATCAATTATATTTAACACTTACAGGAAGAAACGACTGGACTAGCACATTACCTGCAAACAACAGATCATACTTTTATCCTGCAGTAAGTGCATCATGGTTAATGAATAAAACACTAAACTTGCCTGAGTGGGTAAATTTAGCTAAATTAAGAGGAGCATATGCAAGTACTTATGCTTCACCAAATCCTTACAACGTACAAACTGTTTTTACTACGCCTTATTATTATGATACATTTGGCCCACAATTATATGCCCCTTATGGAGGTGTTGGAGCATTTGGTTATTCAACTACACTTAATAATCCAGACTTAAAACCAGAACATAACGAAGAATTTGAAGTAGGTCTAGAATTAGAAATGTTTAGAAGATTACGTTTAAACTTAAGTGCATACCAATCTACTAATTACGACTTATTAATCTTAGCACCAATAGCTACATCTTCAGGATTCAATTACTCTTTCACTAATGGTCCAACTGTACAAAACAGAGGATTAGAAATTGAATTAGGATACGACATCTTAAAAGATTCAGCATTTAAATGGGACATTAATGTAAACTGGAGTAAAAACGTAAATAAAGTAACAGAAGTTGCTGACAATCTAAATTACTCAAGTATGGGAAGTGATTTCTTCTCAGGAAATGTAACTCCATCAATCATAAAAGGCCAACCTTTAGGAGTTATGTACGGAACAGCATGGGAAAGAGACGGTTCTGGTAACTTAGTTATTGGTTCAAATGGTATACCATTAGTTCAATCTGCTTCCCAAATCATAGGTAATCCAACTCCAGATTGGATGTCAGGAATAAGAAATAATTTTAGCTACAAAAATATATCTTTAAGCTTCCTTCTTGATGTAAGAAAAGGTGGGGATATTTGGAATGGGACACATGCAAGGCTTAATAGACTTGGAATTACAGAAGAATCTGCTGAAGACAGAACTGCAACTTATGTTATTCCAGGAGTGACTGAAACAGGAACACCAAATACAGTAGCAATAAGCAATAAAGTTTATTACAACAGCTACTTAGGTGACTCAGGAGCAGCTAACGAGCAACAAGTTGAAAAAGACGTTAACTGGGTAAGAATGAGAGATATCAGTTTAGCTTATAATTTTGGGAAATTTCTTTCGAAAAGCACCCCGTTTGTTAGAGATGCCTCGTTAACACTTTCAGCAAGAAACTTATTTATAATTACGAATTACAACGGAGTGGATCCTGAAAACTCTTTTGCTGGATCAGGTTCAAACACAAGTGGATTTGATTATTTTAATAATCCAGGTTCAAAAAGCTACGCTTTAACATTAAAACTTAATTTTTAA
- a CDS encoding rhomboid family intramembrane serine protease has protein sequence MEENHFKFSNAVLGVPLFFVLFLWFVYWLEIRFGFDFDDNGILPRTFSGMQGIIFSPFIHSNIEHLYNNSIPLLALLAALFFFYSKEAVGIMVYGILLSGTLTWLIGRENYHIGASSLIYVLVSFIFFKGLQTQYYRLVALSLTVVVLYGGMVWYVFPKIDETISWEGHLSGLIAGFILTFFHKKTEFKKVIKYDWERPDYDSSEDKFMQRFDENGNFVNLPKPEIVEDELVEINPFFLSNSNVVYDYIEDSESINKKNESKPES, from the coding sequence ATGGAAGAAAATCATTTTAAATTCAGCAATGCAGTTTTAGGAGTACCGCTTTTTTTTGTGCTGTTCTTATGGTTTGTTTATTGGCTGGAAATTCGTTTTGGATTCGATTTTGACGATAATGGAATTTTGCCGAGAACTTTTTCAGGAATGCAGGGCATAATTTTTAGTCCATTCATCCATTCGAATATTGAACATCTTTATAATAATTCAATACCATTATTAGCGCTTCTGGCAGCACTTTTCTTTTTTTACAGCAAAGAAGCAGTAGGAATTATGGTTTACGGAATTCTGCTTTCCGGAACTTTGACTTGGCTTATCGGAAGAGAAAATTATCATATTGGCGCCAGCAGTTTGATCTATGTTTTGGTTTCGTTTATTTTTTTCAAAGGTCTGCAGACCCAATATTATAGATTGGTTGCCTTGTCTCTCACAGTTGTAGTTTTATATGGCGGAATGGTTTGGTATGTTTTTCCAAAAATTGACGAAACCATTTCTTGGGAAGGTCATTTATCTGGACTGATTGCCGGTTTTATACTTACTTTTTTCCATAAAAAGACAGAATTTAAAAAAGTGATAAAATACGATTGGGAAAGGCCGGATTATGACTCCTCCGAAGATAAATTTATGCAGCGGTTTGATGAGAATGGTAATTTTGTCAATTTGCCAAAACCTGAAATAGTAGAAGACGAGTTAGTAGAAATCAATCCTTTTTTTCTGTCAAACTCAAATGTTGTCTACGATTATATAGAAGATTCAGAATCTATCAATAAAAAAAATGAATCAAAACCAGAGTCTTGA